A portion of the Bacteroides sp. genome contains these proteins:
- a CDS encoding YggS family pyridoxal phosphate-dependent enzyme, giving the protein MSAAEKYLEFKNNLPENVKLVAVSKTKPEEDILEVYNAGQRIFGENKVQEMLPKYEALPKDIEWHLIGHLQTNKAKYVAPFVGMIHSVDSIKLLKAINKEAKKNNRVIPCLLQFHIAEEETKFGLSLEEAEEILTSETFSELKNIKISGVMGMATFTDDQEKVQREFRHLKQIFEHLREAYFSDDSKFTEISMGMSDDYQIAIEEGSTMVRVGSSIFGSRNE; this is encoded by the coding sequence ATGTCTGCTGCAGAAAAATACCTGGAATTCAAAAATAATTTGCCGGAAAATGTAAAACTGGTGGCGGTAAGCAAAACCAAACCGGAAGAAGATATCCTGGAGGTTTATAATGCCGGTCAGCGAATATTTGGAGAGAACAAAGTCCAGGAAATGCTTCCTAAATACGAAGCCCTTCCAAAAGACATTGAATGGCATCTGATAGGGCATCTTCAAACAAATAAGGCTAAATACGTTGCACCTTTTGTGGGTATGATTCATTCGGTTGACAGCATTAAACTATTGAAAGCAATTAACAAGGAAGCGAAAAAGAACAACAGAGTTATCCCTTGTTTATTACAGTTTCATATTGCTGAAGAAGAAACCAAATTTGGGTTAAGTCTGGAAGAGGCGGAGGAGATTCTGACCTCTGAAACATTTAGTGAATTAAAAAACATTAAGATCAGTGGGGTGATGGGAATGGCCACCTTTACAGATGACCAGGAAAAGGTACAGAGGGAGTTCAGGCATTTAAAGCAAATCTTTGAACACCTCAGAGAAGCATATTTTTCAGATGATTCAAAGTTCACCGAGATATCGATGGGGATGTCTGACGACTACCAGATAGCCATTGAAGAAGGAAGCACAATGGTCCGTGTGGGCAGTTCCATTTTTGGAAGCAGAAACGAATGA
- a CDS encoding AAA family ATPase, producing MIIIGITGTLGAGKGTVVEYLTSYCGFVHFSVRAFITRELERRGMPVNRDTLTALANEMRAKNSPSYIIEELYEAAALEDKNCIIESIRTPGEVAALRSKPDFFLLAVDADPRIRFNRVRKRNSETDKVSFTTFINNEQREMHSEDPNKQNLAECIRQADFVIENNGSMEELHEKTEEFLKFITHRNH from the coding sequence ATGATCATTATTGGGATTACCGGCACCCTGGGCGCTGGCAAAGGGACTGTGGTTGAATACCTGACCAGCTATTGTGGTTTTGTTCATTTCTCGGTGCGTGCTTTTATTACCAGGGAACTGGAGCGCAGAGGCATGCCAGTGAACCGGGATACCCTGACTGCCCTGGCCAACGAGATGCGCGCCAAGAACAGCCCATCCTACATTATTGAGGAACTATACGAAGCGGCAGCCCTGGAGGATAAGAATTGCATCATCGAAAGCATCCGCACGCCGGGAGAGGTTGCCGCCCTGAGAAGCAAACCTGATTTTTTCCTGCTGGCCGTTGATGCCGACCCCCGCATACGGTTCAACAGGGTCAGGAAACGCAACTCTGAAACAGATAAAGTCTCGTTCACAACTTTTATTAACAATGAGCAACGGGAGATGCATTCAGAGGACCCCAACAAGCAGAATCTTGCCGAATGTATCAGGCAGGCAGATTTTGTAATTGAAAACAACGGGAGCATGGAAGAGTTGCATGAAAAAACAGAAGAATTCCTGAAATTTATCACACACAGAAATCATTGA
- the guaA gene encoding glutamine-hydrolyzing GMP synthase — protein sequence MQEKILILDFGSQYTQLIARRVRELNVYCEIHPYHHVPDDLSDVKGVILSGSPYSVRDAGSPRIEVSRFDGKVPLLGVCYGAQLLAQENGGEVEASSTREYGRANLSYVEHDELLLHGIELQSQVWMSHADSITRLPGDFSIIARTNDVGVAAFKAANRPTFGLQFHPEVYHSTQGMELLYNFIVDICGCSQNWTPESFIHSTVDALKEKIGNDKVVLGLSGGVDSSVAGVLLHKAIGTQLHCIFVDNGLLRKDEFEQVLYSYRDMGLNVKGVRAGDRFLDALRGKSDPEEKRKTIGRVFIEVFDEDAHKIQDVKWLAQGTIYPDVIESVSVKGPSATIKSHHNVGGLPDFMKLKVVEPLNALFKDEVRRVGTTLGIPPALLQRHPFPGPGLGIRILGEVTAEKVRVLQEVDHIFVKALRDNGLYNKVWQALAVLLPVHSVGVMGDERTYENVVALRAVESTDGMTADWVHLPYEFLSKVSNDIINKVKGVNRVVYDISSKPPATIEWE from the coding sequence ATGCAAGAAAAGATCCTGATCCTCGATTTCGGCTCTCAATATACTCAATTGATTGCCAGGCGCGTAAGAGAATTGAATGTGTATTGTGAAATTCATCCTTACCACCATGTTCCCGACGACCTCTCTGATGTAAAGGGGGTAATCCTTTCAGGAAGTCCCTATAGCGTGCGCGATGCCGGCTCCCCACGCATAGAGGTTTCCCGTTTTGATGGCAAAGTTCCCTTGCTGGGAGTTTGCTATGGCGCCCAGCTGTTGGCCCAGGAGAATGGGGGAGAAGTGGAAGCGTCTTCCACCAGGGAGTACGGAAGGGCGAACCTTTCTTATGTTGAACATGACGAACTCCTTTTGCACGGCATTGAGTTGCAGTCACAGGTCTGGATGTCACATGCCGACAGCATCACCCGCCTGCCAGGGGATTTCAGCATCATTGCGCGCACCAATGACGTTGGAGTGGCTGCCTTTAAAGCAGCCAACAGGCCAACCTTTGGACTGCAATTTCACCCTGAAGTTTACCATTCTACCCAGGGAATGGAACTCCTCTACAACTTTATAGTCGACATCTGCGGGTGCAGCCAGAACTGGACTCCCGAATCCTTTATTCACAGCACAGTAGATGCCTTGAAGGAAAAGATCGGCAACGATAAGGTGGTGCTCGGCCTTTCTGGTGGTGTCGATTCCAGTGTTGCCGGTGTATTGCTTCACAAGGCCATTGGGACGCAGCTGCATTGCATTTTTGTGGATAATGGCCTGTTGCGCAAGGATGAGTTTGAGCAGGTGCTCTACTCTTACCGCGATATGGGCCTGAATGTAAAAGGGGTCAGGGCCGGTGACCGTTTTCTGGATGCCCTTAGAGGCAAGTCGGACCCTGAAGAGAAACGTAAAACCATTGGGCGGGTCTTCATTGAGGTCTTTGATGAGGATGCTCATAAGATTCAGGATGTCAAGTGGCTTGCACAAGGCACCATTTACCCCGATGTCATTGAGTCGGTCTCTGTGAAAGGCCCCTCAGCTACCATTAAATCCCACCATAATGTGGGCGGTCTGCCCGACTTTATGAAACTTAAAGTGGTAGAGCCTTTAAATGCGCTTTTTAAGGATGAAGTGCGAAGGGTAGGGACCACCCTGGGTATTCCTCCTGCCTTGCTTCAGCGCCACCCCTTCCCGGGGCCTGGCCTGGGGATACGCATCCTCGGTGAGGTCACTGCCGAAAAAGTCAGGGTGCTCCAGGAAGTCGATCATATCTTCGTCAAGGCTCTGCGCGACAATGGCTTGTACAATAAGGTCTGGCAAGCCCTGGCGGTATTGCTTCCCGTTCATTCGGTGGGCGTTATGGGCGATGAGAGAACCTATGAGAACGTTGTTGCCCTGCGAGCCGTCGAATCTACCGATGGGATGACTGCCGACTGGGTCCATTTGCCCTATGAATTCCTTTCCAAGGTATCCAACGATATTATCAATAAGGTGAAAGGCGTGAACCGAGTCGTTTACGACATCAGCTCCAAGCCTCCGGCAACCATTGAATGGGA
- the lptB gene encoding LPS export ABC transporter ATP-binding protein, giving the protein MRLHTDNLVKKYKKRVVVNHVSVEVSRGEIVGLLGPNGAGKTTTFYMMVGLIKPNEGRIFLDDQEITDEPMYRRAKKGIGYLAQEASVFRNLSVEDNIKAVLEFTKMSKADQKIRLENLLEEFGLQNIRKSKGITLSGGERRRTEIARSLAVDPKFILLDEPFAGVDPIAVEDIQNIVSKLKEKNIGVLITDHNVHETLSITDRAYLLFEGSILKAGTSEELAMDEEVRKVYLGTNFQLRR; this is encoded by the coding sequence ATGAGGCTACACACCGATAACCTGGTAAAGAAATATAAAAAACGCGTAGTGGTGAATCATGTCTCTGTTGAAGTCAGCAGGGGTGAAATCGTTGGTTTGCTAGGGCCCAATGGTGCAGGCAAAACAACAACTTTTTACATGATGGTTGGCCTCATCAAACCTAACGAAGGAAGAATTTTTCTTGATGATCAAGAGATAACAGACGAGCCCATGTACCGAAGGGCAAAGAAAGGCATCGGGTATTTGGCGCAGGAAGCCAGCGTATTTCGGAATTTGAGCGTTGAGGACAACATTAAGGCTGTTCTCGAATTCACCAAAATGTCCAAGGCTGACCAAAAAATACGCCTGGAAAATCTCCTGGAGGAATTCGGTCTTCAGAACATCCGTAAAAGTAAGGGGATTACGCTTTCCGGAGGAGAACGCCGACGCACCGAAATTGCACGATCCCTTGCAGTTGACCCAAAATTTATCCTGCTCGATGAACCCTTTGCCGGGGTAGATCCCATTGCCGTGGAAGACATCCAGAATATAGTATCAAAACTTAAGGAAAAGAATATCGGGGTTTTGATTACTGACCATAATGTTCATGAAACCCTCTCCATTACCGATCGTGCTTATCTTCTTTTTGAAGGATCTATTCTAAAGGCAGGCACATCCGAAGAACTTGCTATGGACGAAGAAGTCAGGAAAGTATACCTGGGGACCAACTTCCAGTTAAGAAGATAA
- a CDS encoding isoaspartyl peptidase/L-asparaginase yields the protein MRKLVSVVVFTILVIFSFHVEGQGRYTLVIHGGSGNISRERMSVVQEEAYLAKLNEALEAGEAILKEGGGSLDAVVAAIMVLEDSPLFNAGKGAVFNFEGRNELDASIMDGRTLQAGAVAGITNVKNPITAARKVMEHSPHVMLTGRGAEQFAFEQGLEIVDPSYFFDQRRWDQYREYLRNNTQFRGAVETDYKMGTVGAVALDVEGNLSAATSTGGMTGKRFGRIGDSPIIGAGTYANNQSCAISATGHGEYFIRNVVAYDVSAQMLYLGKSLEEAANYIILDKLKEQGGDGGIIAVDHEGNVAMPFNTTGMFRGFVKSTGETEVKIFQ from the coding sequence ATGAGAAAGCTGGTTTCTGTTGTTGTTTTCACAATCCTTGTAATATTTTCCTTTCATGTTGAAGGGCAGGGCAGATATACCCTTGTGATTCATGGTGGCTCTGGAAATATTTCGCGTGAACGCATGAGCGTAGTGCAGGAAGAGGCCTACCTGGCTAAATTAAACGAAGCACTGGAGGCAGGAGAGGCCATCCTGAAAGAGGGGGGGGGCAGCCTGGATGCAGTTGTTGCTGCCATTATGGTTCTGGAAGACTCTCCCTTGTTTAATGCTGGCAAGGGTGCTGTTTTTAATTTTGAAGGCCGTAATGAACTGGATGCTTCCATTATGGATGGCAGGACGCTGCAGGCAGGAGCTGTTGCCGGAATAACCAATGTCAAGAATCCGATTACCGCAGCACGAAAGGTTATGGAGCACTCACCCCACGTTATGCTTACGGGTCGCGGAGCTGAACAGTTTGCTTTTGAGCAGGGGCTTGAAATTGTTGACCCTTCCTATTTTTTTGATCAGCGCCGCTGGGATCAGTATAGGGAATATCTCAGGAATAATACCCAGTTCAGGGGAGCAGTTGAAACGGATTATAAGATGGGAACCGTTGGGGCGGTAGCCCTCGATGTGGAAGGGAATCTTTCTGCTGCTACCTCTACAGGCGGGATGACCGGAAAACGCTTTGGGCGCATTGGCGACAGCCCGATCATTGGAGCAGGTACCTATGCCAACAATCAGAGTTGTGCAATATCAGCAACTGGCCATGGTGAGTATTTTATCCGGAATGTGGTGGCCTATGATGTATCGGCACAAATGCTTTATCTCGGGAAGTCCCTCGAAGAAGCAGCCAATTATATTATCCTGGACAAGCTAAAAGAGCAGGGGGGTGATGGCGGTATCATTGCCGTTGACCATGAAGGCAACGTGGCTATGCCTTTTAATACCACGGGAATGTTCAGGGGTTTCGTAAAATCAACCGGTGAAACCGAAGTAAAGATCTTTCAATAA
- a CDS encoding OmpH family outer membrane protein codes for MTTENQNMNQEETPVMEKKPSGRKISYTTVINLVLFLGLIVLYALYFAGIRNKGVKEEVNALSEEIQQGTASIAFISSDSLMTNYELAKKMREEFDQEQVKLENDLSRRQRNFQSEVEKFQRDIQAGSISMDLAQAKEQELMQVQQELYQLNESFSSRLMQKEVEMNNELLEKITDFLARYNEEHGYDYILGFSRGGGILYAKEQHDITQDVLEKLNKEYLEKLDEE; via the coding sequence ATGACAACAGAAAATCAAAACATGAACCAGGAAGAAACCCCTGTGATGGAAAAGAAACCTTCAGGAAGAAAAATTAGTTATACCACTGTAATCAATCTGGTTCTTTTTTTGGGATTGATCGTTTTGTATGCCCTTTATTTTGCCGGAATAAGGAACAAGGGAGTAAAAGAAGAGGTCAACGCTCTTTCCGAAGAGATTCAGCAAGGTACTGCCAGTATAGCCTTCATTAGTTCTGATAGTTTGATGACCAATTATGAACTGGCCAAAAAAATGCGTGAAGAATTTGACCAGGAACAAGTTAAACTGGAGAATGATTTAAGCAGAAGGCAGCGGAATTTTCAGTCAGAGGTTGAGAAATTTCAGCGTGACATTCAGGCCGGTAGTATCAGTATGGACCTCGCACAGGCAAAAGAACAGGAATTGATGCAGGTTCAGCAGGAACTATACCAGTTAAATGAATCGTTTTCTTCGCGTCTCATGCAAAAAGAGGTGGAAATGAATAACGAACTCCTTGAGAAAATCACTGACTTCCTTGCCCGCTATAACGAAGAACACGGTTACGACTATATCCTGGGGTTTTCGAGGGGCGGTGGAATTCTATATGCCAAGGAGCAGCATGATATTACCCAGGATGTCCTGGAAAAGCTCAATAAAGAATACCTTGAAAAACTGGATGAAGAATAA
- the ispF gene encoding 2-C-methyl-D-erythritol 2,4-cyclodiphosphate synthase produces the protein MDFRVGFGYDVHRLGVGRPLVLGGITIPYHKGGIGHSDADVLIHAIMDALLGAAGLRDIGFYFPDQDPSFKDIDSKILLQKTFQLVKEKGFSLGNLDTTVCLEKPKIAGLIPEMRKVLAEILEVEEGLVSIKATTNEGMGFTGREEGLKAYAVVLLIKKS, from the coding sequence ATGGATTTTCGCGTTGGATTTGGCTATGATGTTCACCGCCTGGGAGTTGGTCGCCCGCTGGTTCTTGGAGGTATTACAATCCCCTATCATAAAGGTGGAATAGGTCATTCGGATGCCGATGTGTTGATCCACGCTATTATGGATGCCTTACTGGGGGCAGCCGGATTAAGGGATATCGGATTTTATTTTCCTGATCAGGATCCTTCCTTTAAGGATATAGACAGTAAGATCCTGCTTCAAAAGACTTTTCAATTGGTAAAGGAGAAGGGGTTTTCTTTAGGCAATTTGGATACTACCGTATGCCTGGAAAAGCCAAAAATTGCCGGTTTAATTCCTGAGATGCGGAAAGTGCTGGCAGAAATCCTTGAAGTGGAAGAAGGATTGGTTTCAATCAAGGCAACCACTAACGAAGGAATGGGTTTTACTGGCCGGGAAGAAGGCCTGAAAGCATACGCAGTGGTGCTTCTGATAAAAAAGTCCTGA
- the recQ gene encoding DNA helicase RecQ, with protein MEVKSEVSLKNLLKEIFGYDTFKGDQEEIIRHLMSGRDAFVIMPTGGGKSMCYQLPALISKGTAIIVSPLIALMKNQVDAIRNFASYNGIAHVLNSSLTRAEIQQVKKDLTDGLTKLLYVAPESLTKEENVEFLKDIDISFFAVDEAHCISEWGHDFRPEYRRLRPIIQALDKRVPVIALTATATPKVQQDIQKNLNMVDARVFKSSFNRPNLYYEVRPKSESSIKDIIRYVKAQEGKSGIIYCLSRKKVEELAETLQVNGIRAMPYHAGLDSAVRVTNQDKFLMEDAEVIVATIAFGMGIDKPDVRYVIHYDMPKSLEAYYQETGRAGRDEGEGNCIAFYAYEDIQKLEKFLKGKPVAEQEIGMQLLMETVSYAESSICRRKTLLNYFGEVFHEENCGSCDNCLNPKEKFEGKEYICLLIEAVLAVKQLFKPKHVINVLMGKASTTIKNCKHHQLEVFGKGADNDEKFWYAVMRQSLVERLLEKDIEDYGTLKVTKAGKEFLDKPRSVKMSKDHDYDNPSEGDGLTGMGQKTSATDKVLFALLKDLRKEIARKNNLPPFVIFQDPSLEDMAIQYPVKLDELKQITGVGSGKAERFGKPFVDLISRYVDENEIERPMDMVVKSVVNKSGLKVYIIQNIDRKVSLEDIALAKGIEFDELLHEIESIVASGTKIDIRYYINQVIDIDKQEEIFDYFKTAETDSYLLALQELGEDDYTEEEIRLMRIRFMSEMGN; from the coding sequence ATGGAAGTCAAAAGTGAGGTATCGTTAAAGAACCTTTTAAAGGAAATATTCGGATACGATACTTTTAAAGGCGATCAGGAAGAAATAATCCGGCATTTAATGTCGGGTCGTGATGCCTTTGTAATCATGCCAACCGGGGGAGGTAAATCAATGTGCTACCAGCTGCCAGCGCTTATCAGCAAAGGCACTGCCATTATTGTTTCGCCGCTCATAGCCCTCATGAAAAACCAGGTGGATGCAATCCGAAATTTTGCTTCTTACAATGGGATTGCCCATGTATTAAATTCTTCCCTGACCCGTGCAGAAATCCAACAGGTAAAGAAAGACTTGACAGATGGTCTTACCAAGCTTTTGTATGTGGCGCCTGAATCGCTTACCAAAGAGGAGAATGTCGAATTCCTGAAGGATATTGATATTTCGTTTTTTGCTGTCGATGAAGCTCATTGTATTTCAGAGTGGGGGCATGATTTCCGGCCGGAGTACCGGCGACTGAGGCCCATAATCCAAGCCCTGGATAAGCGTGTGCCGGTCATTGCCCTGACTGCAACAGCTACGCCGAAGGTCCAGCAAGATATTCAGAAAAACCTGAATATGGTTGATGCCAGGGTGTTTAAATCCTCCTTCAACCGGCCTAACCTATATTATGAGGTCCGGCCAAAAAGTGAAAGCTCCATTAAAGATATAATCAGGTATGTAAAGGCACAGGAGGGCAAATCGGGGATTATTTATTGTCTGAGTCGCAAAAAGGTTGAAGAACTGGCCGAAACACTGCAGGTAAATGGCATCCGGGCGATGCCTTATCATGCGGGACTGGATTCAGCTGTCAGGGTAACCAACCAGGATAAATTCCTGATGGAAGATGCTGAAGTCATTGTGGCTACCATTGCCTTTGGCATGGGAATTGATAAACCTGATGTAAGGTATGTGATTCACTACGACATGCCCAAGAGCCTTGAGGCCTATTACCAGGAAACTGGCCGGGCGGGCCGTGATGAAGGGGAAGGGAATTGCATTGCCTTTTATGCCTATGAGGATATTCAAAAACTGGAAAAGTTTCTGAAGGGTAAACCTGTTGCAGAACAGGAAATTGGGATGCAGCTATTAATGGAAACTGTCTCCTATGCAGAGTCCTCAATATGCAGGCGGAAGACCTTACTTAATTATTTTGGCGAGGTTTTTCATGAAGAGAATTGTGGGTCCTGTGATAATTGTTTAAATCCTAAAGAAAAGTTTGAAGGAAAAGAATATATTTGCCTGCTGATAGAAGCCGTTTTGGCTGTTAAACAACTTTTCAAACCAAAACATGTAATTAACGTTCTGATGGGAAAAGCAAGCACAACCATAAAGAACTGCAAACATCATCAACTGGAGGTGTTTGGGAAAGGGGCCGATAATGATGAGAAATTCTGGTACGCAGTCATGCGGCAGAGTCTCGTTGAGCGACTGCTTGAAAAAGATATTGAAGATTACGGTACCCTGAAAGTAACCAAGGCGGGAAAAGAATTTCTGGATAAGCCCCGTTCGGTGAAGATGAGTAAGGACCATGATTATGATAATCCTTCTGAAGGAGATGGGTTGACAGGAATGGGGCAAAAGACCAGTGCCACCGATAAAGTCCTTTTTGCCTTGCTTAAAGACTTAAGGAAGGAAATCGCACGAAAAAATAATTTGCCACCCTTTGTGATCTTTCAGGATCCTTCGCTTGAAGATATGGCTATTCAGTACCCGGTGAAACTGGATGAACTGAAACAGATTACCGGTGTGGGCTCCGGAAAAGCCGAACGCTTTGGAAAACCCTTTGTTGACCTTATTTCCCGTTATGTGGACGAGAATGAGATTGAACGGCCTATGGATATGGTTGTGAAATCTGTGGTCAATAAGTCAGGCCTTAAAGTGTATATTATCCAAAACATTGACCGTAAAGTATCGCTTGAAGATATCGCCCTTGCCAAGGGCATAGAATTTGATGAATTGCTCCATGAGATTGAAAGCATTGTTGCTTCCGGAACAAAGATCGATATCCGTTATTACATCAACCAGGTGATTGATATTGACAAGCAGGAAGAGATCTTTGACTATTTCAAGACTGCGGAGACTGATTCTTATCTGCTGGCTCTTCAGGAACTTGGAGAGGATGATTATACTGAAGAGGAAATCAGGTTGATGCGCATCCGATTTATGTCTGAAATGGGCAATTAA
- a CDS encoding cytidine/deoxycytidylate deaminase family protein produces the protein MSEKPDVIKYIRPSWDEYFMEIAHTVSKRATCDRGRSGCVIARDRQILVTGYVGSPKGLPHCDDVGHQMKKVLHEDGHLTMHCVRTVHAEQNAICQAARLGISIDGATLYCRMTPCRVCAMLIINCGIKRVVCEKKYHAGQESEQMFAEAGVEISYFTDEILKYENQ, from the coding sequence ATGTCAGAGAAGCCTGATGTAATCAAATATATTCGTCCCAGCTGGGATGAGTACTTCATGGAGATCGCCCATACGGTGAGCAAACGGGCCACCTGTGACCGGGGACGCAGCGGATGTGTTATTGCCCGCGACCGCCAGATTCTGGTAACCGGATATGTGGGATCTCCCAAAGGCTTACCCCACTGTGATGATGTAGGGCACCAAATGAAAAAGGTGTTGCATGAAGATGGTCATCTGACCATGCACTGTGTCAGGACTGTACATGCAGAACAAAATGCCATCTGCCAGGCCGCCAGGTTAGGTATTAGCATTGACGGGGCAACACTTTATTGTCGCATGACCCCTTGCAGGGTCTGCGCCATGCTGATCATCAACTGTGGCATAAAAAGGGTGGTTTGCGAAAAAAAATACCACGCCGGCCAGGAGTCAGAACAAATGTTCGCAGAGGCAGGCGTGGAAATTTCCTATTTTACTGACGAGATCCTTAAATACGAGAATCAGTAA
- a CDS encoding carboxymuconolactone decarboxylase family protein produces MSDLVKEFNDYRQRMNDKIMDADNLVLKRLFNLDTNTYSDGAIPAKTKEMIGLAASMVLRCDDCVKYHVEKCHELGVTHEEVFEVFSIANIIGGTIVIPHLRRAVEYWEALQKK; encoded by the coding sequence ATGAGTGATCTTGTAAAGGAATTTAATGATTACCGGCAGCGAATGAATGATAAAATCATGGACGCTGACAACCTGGTATTGAAAAGACTTTTTAATCTCGACACCAATACTTATTCAGATGGTGCAATTCCGGCAAAAACAAAGGAAATGATTGGGCTCGCTGCCTCCATGGTGTTGCGTTGCGACGATTGCGTTAAATATCACGTGGAAAAATGCCACGAACTTGGGGTAACCCATGAAGAAGTTTTTGAAGTTTTTTCCATTGCCAACATCATTGGTGGAACCATTGTGATTCCGCACCTTCGACGCGCTGTCGAATACTGGGAGGCCCTTCAGAAGAAATAG
- a CDS encoding KpsF/GutQ family sugar-phosphate isomerase: MKSLEEIKDIALQTIDTELLAINNLKNYIDNDFARGVESILHCKGRVVITGIGKSAIIAQKIVATFNSTGTPAIFMHAADAIHGDLGIVQPDDVVMCLSNSGNTPEIKILIPMLQSLGAMLIGMVGNNNSYLAQQADLIINTTVEKEATPGNPAPTASTTAMLVMGDALAVALLQCRGFSTSDFARYHPGGSLGKQLYIKVNNLFPSNEKPRVNLDTPLREVIFEISGKRLGVTAVVDGEKLVGVITDGDLRRMLQRNSDLSNVMARDIMTSNPKTITGETLAVDALQLMRKHNITQLLVVDDNIYKGVVHLHDILNEGII, from the coding sequence GTGAAATCACTAGAAGAAATCAAGGATATTGCGCTGCAGACCATCGACACGGAATTACTTGCGATAAACAACCTCAAAAATTATATTGATAATGACTTTGCCCGCGGTGTGGAAAGTATCTTACATTGCAAGGGAAGAGTGGTTATCACGGGGATTGGCAAAAGTGCCATCATTGCCCAAAAGATCGTAGCCACCTTTAACTCCACCGGGACACCGGCCATTTTCATGCATGCAGCCGATGCCATTCATGGTGATCTGGGCATTGTCCAGCCCGATGATGTTGTCATGTGTTTAAGCAATAGTGGGAACACCCCTGAGATCAAGATCCTTATTCCCATGCTTCAGTCGCTCGGGGCCATGCTGATTGGAATGGTAGGCAATAATAACTCTTATCTGGCACAACAGGCTGACTTGATCATTAACACAACTGTGGAAAAGGAAGCCACCCCTGGCAATCCGGCTCCTACCGCAAGTACGACAGCCATGTTAGTCATGGGCGATGCATTGGCAGTAGCTTTGCTTCAATGCCGGGGATTTTCCACCAGCGATTTTGCCCGATACCATCCTGGTGGATCATTGGGCAAACAACTTTACATTAAGGTAAACAACCTGTTCCCTTCAAACGAAAAGCCCCGGGTGAACCTAGACACCCCCCTTCGTGAGGTGATCTTCGAAATCTCAGGAAAACGCCTCGGCGTCACTGCGGTGGTTGACGGTGAAAAACTGGTTGGAGTCATCACGGATGGCGACCTGCGGCGGATGCTTCAGCGAAATTCAGACCTTTCCAATGTGATGGCGCGCGATATCATGACCTCTAACCCTAAGACCATAACCGGAGAGACCCTTGCTGTAGATGCCCTGCAACTTATGCGCAAGCATAATATTACCCAATTGCTCGTCGTTGATGATAACATCTATAAAGGTGTCGTACATTTGCACGATATTCTAAACGAAGGGATAATATAA